A single genomic interval of Williamwhitmania sp. harbors:
- a CDS encoding TolC family protein, which yields MKTRLLVIIGIFLINVTNAQEKKTLLTIQSAIKLAMEKNPEINQLRAQLRQKEVELKSTVGLSDPTLTYSKEGMPQGNSNIFAEQRITVEQSVDFPLTSYYRNRKVSNEKKSLEFQLQWKIKTLSADIKNKYIHILYSLYLRNLRQKEIILVSNLRDIALLKSQRGVGNDIDLLSSELRLEEANNNNDDAEQLLHEARYSLFNAIGLQSEDQRYDISFTDTLLSKQDNIPQEEALEYLQKQPPYLALSSEIAAAKNKVNQANSSYLPNLKFGYYLQNYGGGYNFRGYQVGVSIPLWGFFNQHSMVQLAKAQKVELEWRQESVYLEMKKRIEIAWHSYHAAKSKIDRFESSMKEKSERLQSLTIEAYRLGQINMVTLIDAQKLYLSSQEHYLAALRDYYLTLIELEQYIDFELVI from the coding sequence ATGAAAACACGACTCTTAGTTATTATTGGGATTTTCCTAATAAATGTGACAAACGCTCAAGAGAAAAAAACACTTCTGACAATCCAGAGTGCCATTAAGTTGGCAATGGAAAAAAATCCGGAGATCAATCAGCTAAGAGCTCAGCTGCGTCAGAAAGAGGTTGAGCTTAAATCAACCGTAGGACTTAGTGATCCAACCCTGACCTATTCCAAAGAGGGTATGCCACAAGGAAATAGCAATATTTTTGCCGAACAGCGTATTACCGTTGAACAATCTGTTGATTTCCCCTTAACAAGTTACTATCGAAATAGAAAAGTTTCAAATGAAAAAAAATCGCTTGAATTTCAGTTACAGTGGAAGATAAAGACCCTCAGTGCAGACATTAAGAACAAATACATACACATATTGTATAGCCTATACCTGCGTAATTTACGTCAGAAGGAGATAATATTAGTTTCTAATCTTAGAGATATTGCACTGCTCAAATCTCAAAGAGGGGTAGGCAACGACATTGATTTGCTTTCTTCTGAACTCAGACTGGAGGAGGCAAACAATAATAATGACGATGCCGAGCAATTGCTTCATGAAGCACGATATAGCTTATTCAACGCAATTGGACTACAATCTGAGGATCAGCGATATGACATCTCATTTACCGACACCCTCTTAAGTAAGCAAGACAATATTCCGCAGGAGGAGGCATTAGAATACCTCCAAAAGCAACCTCCGTATCTTGCACTATCCAGTGAAATTGCTGCAGCAAAAAATAAAGTTAACCAAGCAAATTCGAGCTATTTGCCGAATTTAAAATTTGGTTATTACCTGCAGAATTATGGTGGTGGATATAACTTTAGAGGCTATCAGGTAGGCGTTTCCATTCCACTTTGGGGATTCTTTAACCAGCACAGCATGGTTCAACTTGCAAAGGCTCAAAAGGTGGAACTTGAATGGAGACAGGAATCGGTTTACCTTGAAATGAAGAAGCGAATTGAAATTGCTTGGCATAGCTATCACGCTGCCAAAAGCAAGATAGACCGTTTTGAATCTTCCATGAAAGAGAAATCGGAAAGGCTTCAGAGCTTAACCATCGAAGCTTACCGACTTGGACAAATAAATATGGTTACCCTAATTGATGCACAAAAACTCTACTTAAGCAGCCAAGAACACTACCTCGCCGCCCTCCGCGATTACTATCTTACCCTAATAGAATTAGAGCAGTACATAGACTTTGAACTAGTAATTTGA